Proteins encoded within one genomic window of Nordella sp. HKS 07:
- a CDS encoding DUF6476 family protein, with protein sequence MTDNQQPDMGDTPPQPGLRFLEWTVYIMGGLLVIMLVVLLGGIAWKATRAKAPEAPPKASLVEIGVPAGATIGAVTLDGNTMAVQVSAGGAQEVVVVDTKKGVIVSRVRLKPEGQ encoded by the coding sequence ATGACGGACAACCAGCAACCGGATATGGGGGATACCCCGCCGCAGCCGGGCTTACGATTCCTCGAATGGACCGTCTATATCATGGGCGGGCTGCTCGTCATCATGCTCGTGGTGCTGCTGGGCGGCATCGCCTGGAAGGCGACGCGCGCCAAGGCGCCGGAAGCGCCACCGAAAGCGAGCCTGGTCGAGATCGGCGTGCCGGCGGGTGCCACGATCGGAGCTGTCACGCTCGACGGAAACACCATGGCTGTGCAGGTGAGCGCCGGCGGCGCCCAAGAAGTGGTGGTCGTCGACACGAAGAAGGGTGTGATCGTCAGCCGGGTCAGGTTGAAGCCGGAGGGTCAGTGA
- a CDS encoding potassium channel family protein has translation MLIQFIVAAGLIAVTVAIQAAFMSSGIHAFKWAEEHRPTVIAQRSMIVTVIWVVFLMIPIIVDVVVWAAFYYLLAAFPSFEESLYFSTVTFTTVGYGDIVLGNEWRLLATSEAMNGWIIFGWATALIMAVVQRVYFRPDARGKDE, from the coding sequence ATGCTGATCCAGTTCATCGTCGCAGCCGGTCTGATTGCGGTTACTGTCGCTATCCAGGCGGCATTCATGTCTAGCGGTATACATGCATTTAAGTGGGCCGAAGAGCACCGGCCCACAGTCATCGCTCAAAGGTCGATGATCGTGACAGTGATCTGGGTTGTGTTCCTGATGATCCCGATTATTGTTGATGTGGTCGTGTGGGCGGCCTTCTATTATCTGCTGGCTGCGTTCCCGAGTTTTGAGGAATCACTCTATTTTTCGACGGTCACGTTTACCACCGTCGGATACGGCGACATCGTTCTTGGCAATGAGTGGCGCCTGTTGGCAACCTCTGAAGCAATGAATGGATGGATCATCTTCGGATGGGCCACAGCATTGATAATGGCCGTCGTTCAGCGCGTGTATTTCCGCCCCGATGCGCGTGGAAAAGACGAATGA
- a CDS encoding thermonuclease family protein, which yields MRPSQRKDASCRRDCSKAAIAALAARVEGKTVSCVGHERDTYGRLIARCSTDEPDIGAKLVSAGLAWAFVK from the coding sequence ATGCGCCCGAGCCAGCGCAAAGATGCCAGCTGCCGAAGGGATTGCTCCAAGGCTGCCATTGCCGCCTTGGCTGCCAGGGTCGAGGGCAAGACGGTTAGCTGCGTTGGCCACGAGCGCGATACCTATGGAAGATTAATTGCCCGCTGCTCGACGGACGAGCCCGACATTGGCGCAAAGCTTGTATCAGCGGGCCTGGCCTGGGCCTTCGTCAAATAA
- a CDS encoding outer membrane protein gives MGVDWALSESSILRAEYIYDDFNNSDFDINDGNLNPHFDTDINTSTVRAAIIWNFGGLGDL, from the coding sequence GTGGGTGTCGACTGGGCCTTGTCGGAGTCGTCCATACTGCGTGCTGAATATATCTACGACGATTTCAACAATTCAGACTTTGACATCAACGATGGCAATCTGAACCCCCACTTTGACACCGATATCAACACCAGTACGGTGCGCGCCGCGATCATCTGGAATTTCGGCGGTCTCGGCGACCTCTAA
- a CDS encoding asparaginase domain-containing protein encodes MNTQRIIDHVWLMALLIAVLALSALTAEAAKPRIMILATGGTIAGAQASQAQYGYKSGAFNVEDLINAVPQMKDLADITGEQIVNIGSQDMNDEVWLKLAKRLNEVLAQSDVDGVVITHGTDTLEEKFLDLVVKSDKPVVMAGSMRPATAISADGPMNLYNRHGHRRGSEVQRTRRARGIE; translated from the coding sequence ATGAATACTCAGCGAATCATCGATCATGTATGGCTAATGGCACTGTTGATTGCGGTTCTCGCGCTGTCGGCGCTCACAGCCGAAGCCGCAAAACCACGCATCATGATCCTGGCCACCGGCGGCACGATTGCGGGTGCGCAAGCGAGCCAGGCCCAATACGGCTACAAGTCGGGCGCGTTCAACGTTGAGGATCTCATCAATGCGGTGCCGCAGATGAAGGACCTGGCCGATATCACTGGCGAGCAGATCGTCAATATCGGCAGCCAGGACATGAATGACGAGGTCTGGCTCAAGCTCGCCAAGCGCTTGAACGAAGTGCTGGCTCAGTCCGACGTCGACGGCGTCGTCATCACGCACGGCACGGATACGCTCGAAGAGAAGTTCCTTGATCTCGTTGTCAAGAGCGACAAGCCGGTTGTGATGGCGGGCTCGATGCGCCCGGCGACCGCGATCAGTGCCGACGGCCCGATGAATCTGTACAACCGCCATGGCCATCGCCGCGGATCCGAGGTCCAACGGACGCGGCGTGCTCGTGGCATTGAATGA
- the rpoH gene encoding RNA polymerase sigma factor RpoH — protein MANRPISALPSVSSEGGLSRYLQEIRQFPMLQPDEEFMLAKRWKEHGDREAAHKLVTSHLRLVAKIAMGYRGYGLPISEVVSEGNVGLMQAVKRFEPDKGFRLATYAMWWIKASIQEFILRSWSLVKMGTTASQKKLFFNLRKVKGQIQALDEGDLRPDQVKEIARRLGVPEEDVVSMNRRLSGDASLNAPVRAESEGEWQDWLVDDTDTQEDVLVESEEKRLRLDLLSEALEKLTDRERRVFEARRMAEEPATLEDLSQEFGVSRERIRQIEVRAFEKVQKAVKNAAQKALAPKAALPAEARV, from the coding sequence ATGGCCAACAGACCTATTTCAGCACTGCCGAGCGTATCGAGCGAAGGCGGCCTTTCCCGCTATCTGCAGGAAATCCGCCAGTTCCCGATGCTGCAGCCGGACGAAGAGTTCATGCTCGCCAAGCGCTGGAAAGAGCATGGCGACCGCGAGGCTGCGCATAAGCTCGTCACCTCCCATTTGCGCCTCGTGGCCAAGATCGCCATGGGTTATCGCGGCTATGGCCTGCCCATTTCCGAAGTCGTGTCGGAAGGCAATGTCGGCCTCATGCAGGCGGTCAAGCGCTTCGAGCCCGACAAGGGCTTCAGGCTCGCGACCTACGCCATGTGGTGGATCAAGGCCTCGATCCAGGAATTCATCCTGCGCTCGTGGAGTCTCGTGAAGATGGGCACCACGGCCAGCCAGAAGAAGCTGTTCTTCAACCTGCGCAAGGTGAAGGGCCAGATCCAGGCTCTGGACGAGGGCGATCTGCGCCCCGATCAGGTCAAGGAGATCGCCCGCCGCCTGGGCGTGCCTGAGGAAGATGTTGTGTCGATGAACCGCCGCCTGTCGGGCGACGCCTCGCTCAACGCGCCGGTGCGCGCCGAGTCCGAGGGCGAATGGCAGGACTGGCTGGTCGACGACACCGACACGCAGGAAGACGTCCTCGTCGAAAGCGAGGAGAAGAGACTGCGTCTCGACCTCCTGAGCGAGGCGCTCGAAAAGCTCACCGACCGCGAGCGCCGCGTCTTCGAGGCGCGCCGCATGGCGGAGGAGCCCGCCACGCTCGAGGACCTGAGCCAGGAATTTGGCGTATCGCGCGAGCGCATCCGCCAGATCGAGGTCCGCGCCTTCGAGAAGGTGCAGAAGGCGGTGAAGAACGCTGCCCAGAAGGCCCTGGCGCCGAAGGCCGCTTTGCCCGCCGAAGCCCGGGTATAA
- a CDS encoding potassium channel family protein produces MYFSGVTFTSLGYGDVVLDGQMRPLGPLQAANGLMMFGITTALFISVIQQVTANWVAAQSGRTENGNLMTVVKSPCDPLKLQERQD; encoded by the coding sequence GTGTATTTTTCGGGCGTGACCTTCACTTCGCTCGGTTATGGTGACGTTGTACTGGATGGCCAAATGCGGCCGCTTGGGCCGCTTCAGGCTGCCAACGGTCTGATGATGTTCGGGATCACCACGGCCCTCTTCATCTCCGTTATCCAGCAGGTCACCGCCAATTGGGTCGCCGCGCAGTCAGGCCGTACGGAGAATGGCAATCTGATGACGGTGGTCAAGTCGCCCTGTGACCCGCTCAAGCTTCAGGAGAGACAGGATTGA
- a CDS encoding DUF502 domain-containing protein, producing MSTNGAGFGRAVFGYLKATIIGGLLFLLPIILLALVLGKAMQAAAKIAKPAISHLPPTFLGIGMASLLAALILIVISLGAGLLARTRYGKATLQWFEDSLFGGLPQYQLVKSLGEGLAHVEGAESVKPVLVSIEDGWQIGYLLEGLEADWVAVFLPQAPTPMSGNVMYLPANRTLPLNISMAQAMSLVKRIGVGSGQALKGMNLSRDS from the coding sequence ATGTCTACGAACGGTGCAGGGTTTGGTCGAGCCGTTTTCGGCTACCTTAAGGCAACGATCATTGGTGGACTGCTCTTTCTTCTGCCGATTATTCTTCTCGCGTTAGTTCTCGGCAAGGCAATGCAGGCAGCAGCCAAAATTGCAAAACCGGCTATTTCCCATCTCCCGCCCACATTCCTCGGGATTGGAATGGCCTCACTGCTGGCAGCATTGATTTTGATCGTCATCTCGCTAGGTGCCGGCCTCTTAGCTCGGACACGATACGGCAAGGCAACCCTGCAGTGGTTTGAAGATTCACTATTTGGTGGCTTGCCGCAATATCAGCTAGTCAAGAGTCTTGGCGAAGGCCTCGCTCATGTCGAAGGTGCTGAAAGCGTAAAGCCGGTCCTTGTGTCCATCGAGGACGGTTGGCAGATCGGTTACTTGCTGGAAGGTTTGGAAGCAGACTGGGTCGCCGTGTTTTTGCCGCAGGCACCAACGCCAATGTCCGGCAATGTGATGTATCTTCCTGCCAATCGGACGCTGCCGCTCAACATATCCATGGCACAAGCGATGTCGCTCGTGAAGCGGATTGGGGTAGGTTCCGGGCAGGCTCTGAAGGGAATGAACTTGTCTCGGGACAGCTAA
- a CDS encoding DUF2092 domain-containing protein has translation MSRSVIKRMRSAGFVVAALLMAATTSIISAHADEADAKRLFKAMSDYLAAQKAISFEFDTSLEVTTKKEQKFALASSGAVTLNRPDKLRATRTGGFADVELVFDGKLLSLLGKNRNLYAQVEMPGTVDQMVDKLRDKFNRPLPAADLLVSNPYDELMPLVMNMKDLGSGVIRGVECDYLAFRTKDAVDVQIWIAQGDRPYPCRYVVTNTMVKGWPSYTIDVRSWKTGSEVASDDFAFKAPAGAKQVKKLADIPDIDELPDNFRPAK, from the coding sequence ATGAGCCGCTCAGTCATCAAACGAATGAGGAGTGCCGGATTTGTCGTTGCCGCACTGTTGATGGCGGCCACGACCTCGATAATCTCTGCCCATGCCGATGAGGCTGATGCCAAGAGACTGTTCAAGGCGATGTCGGACTATCTGGCCGCCCAGAAGGCGATCTCCTTCGAATTTGACACAAGCCTGGAGGTCACCACCAAAAAGGAACAGAAATTCGCGCTCGCCAGTTCGGGCGCCGTGACCCTCAACCGACCGGACAAGCTGCGCGCCACACGCACAGGCGGCTTTGCCGATGTCGAGTTGGTCTTTGACGGCAAGCTCCTGTCGCTCCTCGGCAAGAATCGCAACCTCTATGCCCAGGTTGAAATGCCAGGGACTGTCGATCAAATGGTCGATAAGTTGCGTGACAAGTTCAACAGGCCGCTCCCGGCCGCCGATCTGTTGGTATCAAATCCCTATGATGAGTTGATGCCACTGGTCATGAATATGAAAGATCTGGGAAGCGGTGTGATCCGCGGCGTCGAATGCGACTATCTGGCGTTCCGCACGAAGGACGCTGTCGATGTGCAGATCTGGATCGCCCAAGGCGACCGCCCCTATCCATGCCGCTATGTGGTTACCAACACCATGGTGAAGGGATGGCCGTCCTATACGATTGATGTGAGATCCTGGAAGACGGGCAGCGAAGTTGCGTCCGATGATTTTGCCTTCAAGGCGCCGGCGGGCGCCAAGCAGGTGAAAAAACTCGCCGACATTCCCGACATCGATGAACTGCCCGACAACTTCCGGCCGGCCAAATGA
- a CDS encoding asparaginase domain-containing protein, protein MAIAADPRSNGRGVLVALNDTIHAAREVTKTNTSSVQTFGSLNRGPAGLVNTGKITWFGVPSGRRGPKSEFSIADVKALPRVDIIYSHANMSTDLIDEAAKNGAKGLVIEGVGDGNMTQQALERCAAAARSGVVIVRSSRLPSGITYRNNEVDDDKYGFVASLEINPPKSRVLLQEALLKTKDVKEIQRMFSEY, encoded by the coding sequence ATGGCCATCGCCGCGGATCCGAGGTCCAACGGACGCGGCGTGCTCGTGGCATTGAATGACACGATCCACGCGGCGCGGGAAGTGACCAAGACCAACACTTCGAGCGTGCAGACGTTCGGCAGCCTGAATCGCGGACCAGCGGGGCTCGTCAACACGGGGAAGATCACGTGGTTTGGAGTTCCGAGCGGGCGACGCGGACCGAAGAGCGAGTTTTCGATCGCGGACGTCAAAGCATTACCGCGCGTCGACATCATCTACTCCCACGCCAACATGAGCACCGACCTGATCGATGAGGCTGCCAAGAATGGCGCCAAGGGCCTCGTTATTGAAGGTGTGGGCGACGGCAACATGACCCAGCAGGCGCTCGAGCGTTGCGCCGCCGCGGCCAGGAGCGGTGTCGTGATCGTGCGCAGCTCACGGCTGCCAAGCGGGATCACGTATCGTAACAACGAGGTCGACGATGACAAATACGGCTTCGTCGCGTCCCTTGAGATCAATCCGCCGAAATCACGTGTGCTGTTGCAGGAAGCATTGCTGAAGACCAAGGACGTTAAGGAAATCCAGCGCATGTTCAGCGAGTACTGA
- a CDS encoding RluA family pseudouridine synthase produces MMSPSLEFLEAAVPPEAAGERLDRFLPHRFPEVSRSRFQTLIANGCVDVEGAPATEARRKMKAGDRVTVRLPPPVAAEPEPEAIALDVVYEDEALIVIDKPAGLVVHPAAGHHSGTLVNALLAHCGDSLSGIGGVKRPGIVHRLDKDTSGLLVVAKTDQAHKGLSEQFAAHGRDGRLERAYLAVCWGAFERQRGTVDAPIGRHATAREKMSVTRHTHARAAITHYEVEQSFGSPPVASLLTCRLETGRTHQIRVHMAHIGHPLLGDETYGRGFKTAIHKLPETAQTALKALGRQALHAAVLGFEHPVTGEPMSFASDPPPDLSALIDTLASSS; encoded by the coding sequence ATGATGTCTCCATCGCTAGAATTTCTGGAAGCGGCCGTCCCGCCCGAGGCCGCGGGCGAGCGGCTCGACCGCTTTCTGCCGCACCGGTTCCCCGAAGTGAGCCGGTCGCGATTTCAGACCCTTATTGCCAATGGGTGCGTTGATGTCGAGGGGGCGCCCGCGACCGAGGCGCGCCGCAAGATGAAAGCGGGTGACAGGGTGACGGTGCGTCTGCCACCGCCCGTCGCGGCCGAGCCCGAGCCTGAAGCCATCGCGCTCGATGTCGTCTACGAGGACGAGGCCCTCATCGTCATCGACAAGCCGGCGGGCCTCGTCGTCCATCCCGCCGCCGGCCATCACTCGGGCACCCTCGTCAACGCCCTCCTCGCCCATTGCGGCGACAGCCTCTCCGGCATCGGCGGGGTGAAACGGCCGGGCATCGTGCATCGCCTTGACAAGGACACATCGGGCCTGCTCGTCGTCGCCAAGACCGACCAGGCCCATAAGGGCCTCTCTGAGCAATTCGCCGCCCATGGCCGCGACGGCAGGCTTGAGCGCGCCTATCTCGCCGTCTGCTGGGGCGCATTCGAGCGCCAGCGCGGCACCGTCGACGCGCCGATCGGGCGCCACGCGACGGCGCGCGAGAAGATGAGCGTCACCCGCCATACCCATGCCCGCGCCGCCATCACCCATTATGAGGTCGAGCAGAGCTTCGGCTCACCCCCGGTGGCGAGCCTCCTCACCTGCCGGCTCGAAACTGGCCGCACCCATCAGATCCGCGTGCACATGGCCCATATCGGTCACCCGCTCTTGGGCGATGAGACCTATGGCAGGGGCTTCAAGACCGCCATCCACAAGCTCCCCGAGACTGCGCAAACAGCGCTCAAGGCGCTGGGCCGCCAGGCGCTCCATGCCGCGGTCCTGGGCTTCGAGCATCCGGTCACGGGCGAGCCTATGTCTTTCGCGAGCGATCCGCCGCCTGATCTTAGCGCCCTCATCGATACCCTGGCCTCATCCTCATAG
- a CDS encoding AI-2E family transporter, translating to MDPNVTPPERAPSLLRMLDAALQIGLVGLLIFACSRIILPFTSILLWSVILAVMLYPVHQRLVVRVGNRWSATLIGLVSVVLMLVPLVMVVTSLGSSILEFVSGLHDSRLTVPPPPPRLADLPLVGQKLTEIWALVATNMPAALAKYGKMLSGIASSLASFAGGLAAGQLSFVLSFAVAAVLIAYGDSATEFASRLLERITGSKAQGPRLVAMTAATIRGVAVGVVGVAVIQSLLIGAGFFAIGLSSAGVLTLVVLLFAIVQVPAVLVTLPVIAYVLATEATTPAIIFSIWTIIAGLSDNLLKPLMLGRGLEVPMPVILIGVIGGMIADGLLGLFVGPVLLAVGYVLLIEWLRYDPIEGSPRTDDPPP from the coding sequence ATGGACCCGAACGTGACACCCCCTGAGCGCGCGCCGTCGCTATTGAGAATGCTCGATGCCGCGCTTCAGATCGGACTCGTGGGCTTACTGATCTTTGCCTGTAGCCGCATAATATTGCCCTTTACTAGCATCCTGCTCTGGTCGGTGATCCTCGCGGTGATGCTCTATCCGGTGCACCAACGCTTAGTCGTCCGCGTCGGCAATCGCTGGTCGGCGACGTTAATTGGGTTGGTCAGCGTCGTGCTGATGCTGGTACCGTTGGTCATGGTGGTGACGTCACTTGGGTCTTCTATACTTGAGTTCGTCTCAGGCTTGCACGACAGCCGCCTGACGGTGCCGCCGCCGCCTCCACGGCTTGCCGACCTGCCGCTGGTCGGCCAGAAACTGACCGAGATATGGGCGCTCGTCGCGACAAACATGCCGGCGGCGCTTGCCAAGTACGGCAAGATGCTCAGTGGGATTGCATCATCGCTGGCGTCGTTCGCGGGCGGTTTGGCCGCCGGTCAACTGTCGTTCGTACTTTCGTTCGCAGTCGCTGCCGTGCTCATAGCCTATGGCGACAGCGCCACCGAATTCGCCAGTCGCCTGTTGGAACGTATCACCGGCAGCAAGGCACAAGGCCCCCGGCTGGTTGCGATGACCGCCGCTACGATCCGAGGTGTGGCAGTCGGCGTAGTCGGCGTAGCGGTCATCCAGTCGCTGCTGATCGGGGCAGGCTTTTTCGCCATAGGTCTTTCATCAGCCGGAGTTTTAACGCTCGTGGTGCTATTGTTTGCCATCGTGCAGGTGCCGGCGGTGCTGGTAACACTACCTGTCATAGCCTATGTTCTTGCGACGGAAGCGACCACGCCAGCGATCATCTTTTCGATCTGGACCATCATTGCTGGGCTCAGCGACAACCTCCTTAAGCCATTGATGCTCGGCCGCGGACTTGAAGTTCCAATGCCGGTCATTCTCATTGGTGTGATTGGCGGCATGATCGCTGACGGGCTTCTCGGCCTGTTTGTGGGCCCTGTGCTCCTGGCCGTTGGTTACGTACTGCTCATTGAGTGGCTGCGGTACGACCCCATTGAGGGCAGTCCGCGGACTGACGATCCGCCGCCATGA
- a CDS encoding DUF4239 domain-containing protein, translating into MTWLYFLSFPLLLPVLTLMTGLVSALLWWLPKLPYLAPLMRWGKGMSPVIQGICGTLFVLATTFLSSSVWTAEDKAYEAVAVEARQVRQLRTLAHLFPEPRRSELVVLVHEYAEQSAAEWPHMTETGGSRAAEEVLNALYGAAVSLAGSEQMLSDQIIQALNAVGEARERRLDIARNSVNQDQWVVMLILALILGVAVTFVHIDDDRARAIALALVTVMVATALLLMIMHDRPFIGYEALGPEAILAAAKGL; encoded by the coding sequence ATGACCTGGCTCTATTTCCTGTCTTTCCCTCTCCTGTTGCCGGTCCTGACGCTCATGACCGGGCTCGTCAGCGCGCTTCTGTGGTGGCTGCCCAAGCTGCCGTATCTCGCGCCCCTGATGCGCTGGGGCAAGGGCATGTCACCGGTGATCCAGGGCATCTGCGGCACGCTGTTCGTGCTCGCCACCACCTTCCTGTCGTCGAGCGTGTGGACGGCGGAGGACAAGGCCTATGAGGCGGTTGCCGTCGAGGCCCGCCAGGTGCGTCAGCTGCGCACGCTGGCGCATCTGTTCCCCGAGCCCAGGCGCTCGGAGCTCGTCGTTCTGGTCCATGAATATGCCGAGCAATCGGCGGCCGAATGGCCTCATATGACGGAGACCGGCGGCAGCCGCGCCGCGGAAGAGGTTCTCAACGCCCTTTATGGCGCCGCCGTATCTCTGGCGGGGAGCGAGCAGATGCTCTCCGACCAGATCATCCAGGCGCTCAACGCGGTAGGCGAGGCGCGCGAGCGTCGCCTCGACATCGCGCGCAACAGCGTCAATCAGGACCAGTGGGTCGTGATGCTGATCCTGGCGCTGATCCTGGGGGTGGCCGTCACCTTCGTGCATATCGACGACGACAGAGCGCGCGCCATAGCGCTGGCGCTCGTCACGGTCATGGTGGCGACGGCGCTGCTGCTCATGATCATGCATGACCGGCCCTTCATCGGCTATGAGGCGCTGGGCCCCGAGGCGATCCTCGCTGCGGCGAAGGGACTATGA